The following is a genomic window from Rhododendron vialii isolate Sample 1 chromosome 9a, ASM3025357v1.
CAGCATGATGCAGCAGtactaaagaaagaaaaatggctATATTGTGAGAGATGGTTTGATTTTCGTTGTAAGTGGTATTTTCAATCTTTAGCGTGTGGTAGATTGTAATGCTATGGCCTTAGGACCATGTTAAGTACTCAAATGGTCGATAAATAATATATGCTCACTAGATTTATCGTTTCGATATTGAAGTACCAAGAGAGAACTACTGAGTTTTTTGCTCATTGTGCAAGGGCTATTTTCACTCTATATACCATACTGCCTTGAAGTTTACTGTTATTtgtctcaaaatttgattttggatCATTTATTGAACCATGCCAGCGTATGATGCATACTGCCCTTCTCACACAGTCACACTGTCCTTTTAGCCCTCTACACTCCTTTCTCTATCTTTATCCATGTGAAATCATCGAACTTCCCTTCACATCTAAAAAGTTAATGCATAAGTataaaaagggagtgtgaattaATTTTCCAAGCATAAATTGGTTTCTGAACTTATTTCTAAAAGGGAACATTGTTGGGCTCCTCCAAAGGCTCTAATGTTCTGTCCATTCCCTACCATAGGGTGTGAATTAGTCCCATGAAGTTGTAGAAAACAGATCTACAACTGTCATTAAGTTTCTACAATACTTGTGCCCATTTCAAACAGTGTTCAAGAATTTTACAGCCATGGATAAAATCTACTGAATCGTAGTCGTATGAGGTGCTAAAGGAACTTGCTAGGCTATTCATTCCAGTTGGCCACATTTGTAAACttgcagaaaagaaaagaaattatacGAATCGAATTTCACAATCTTTCTTCCCCCATAAAATTGAATCGATAAATAAAAACGCATTCCCTTTAATAGAACAGCGGAAGTGCATAACCATGGCAAAAACATCATTACTCCCACCAGTACCAATTATATGCAGAAGATTTATCTGAGCTCTTCAACAGTCAATGCTCCTAAAATCCGCCTGTCTTCGTACCTCCTTGACGAATTTACCCTCCCCGGCGAATTCCCCACAGAGTTGTTGGTTGTACTGTTTTTGGATATGGATGTAGTTTCGGATTCAACCAACCAGCTTGACAGGCTAGTATCAACTGCAACATCATTGACCTCGGACTTCGAATGTTCGGACCGCCGTTTAAAATCCCCATTCGAGGACTTCAAATGAGGCCCTTCGCTGAAGGCTATTATGGCTAGTATATCGATATTCTCCTTTTCTTGATCCTTCAACGGCGTTGGTTTCGCAGATTTGCTCGCTCTCCATTGAGTGAGATTCTCAACTGGGTACAAAACAGATCCCAAGTCTTTCCTTCTCTCATTCTGATTCGACCCAATCGACTTCAATTCGCACTCAGGCAAGCTGCGGACCGGTATCGGACTATTGACCTCTATCTCGTCGATTTCCAGTGCAGAAATTTGATTTCTTGATTCTATGGAGATAGAGAACAGCGAGTCAGATTCTTGATTATCATCAGAATCACTTTCCAAGAACTCCATGGCTTCAGATTCGCCATCATCGTCACTGCTTGTGCAATTGTGGTATCTGTGGCTTGGAGGATAAGTGAACACACTCGACATGCTGGAATCTGATCGGGCCTGGCTTTCATCCTGTGTTGCTTCTTTCTTGTTTCCGTTTTCTTCGCCATTCCACAATTCCACTGAACGATTCTTGACTTCTTGGGTTGGGAGTTCCTCATGGGCTCGCACATTCAAATCAAATGTGACTTTTTTTATGATGACGATTCCGACCGATTTCTCTTCATGCTTATTTCTGCTCGCATCaatgaaacaaacaatgaaacaGAGGAAAGAAATTTAAACCCAGGAAATTGTGTAAACGTCCCATCCCATATGAAGGCGTTACACAAATAACCATGGCATTGAAAACTTTCGCTATTCGGCTATTGGGCGAGACAGGGGAGAAAAGAGCATGCGAGAAACGAAAGTGATGAAATttggtgaggaaaaaaataCCCATGaaagattctccttttctcaTCAACTTTTTAATCTCTTTTAGTGACAAAGACAagtgaaaatattttcctttattttcttttctgagcctccaaaacaaaacaaaaaaaaaagggctcaAGATTAATAACACGGATGGCTTACTTTGAATCTACGATGGGTTCGATCTTCTTTTCAACTTCTTGCCTAGCAGCCTTGGTGTGTTGTCGAGTTTCACAAGTCTCGTGTCTCTGAGACAAATTTTCCGGTAAATGATTaactgaaaaaaaaaggaaaacaaaaaaggaattcAAGAATATATTTAGGTTAATTTGAGATGAGCTTACTTGATTTCCAGTGGGAACTTGTACATgggtcttgttgagggatttccGATGCTTTGAAGAACCGAAACAGGGGATACAGTAACCCATcacctagagagagaaaggggatgggagatggagagagagagagagggagagggagagggagagggagagggcgGATATAACGGTCATATACAAATCATCCGAATTTTATAGTGTACATGGGTTTGAAAAAAGTGACCGTTGGCCATTTGTATGGCGTGGCGTAAACGCCGAGCCGAAGTTTTTAATACTAGGAAAAGCTGTGTTTGGGTGAATGTAAGTTGGCATTTTTTCGTGTTTGGAATTTCTTTGAAGCTAGTTTAATTGGACGTCAAATCTTCTGTACTGGATATCGGAAAAATGTCTCTACCTCTTTCTCGTGCAATTTCAGCCGCAGGATTGCACAACAGTCTCTTCCCGATTTTGTGGCAGAAATTGCACGAATATAGAGCTACATGCACTTTTGAATATACGTGATCTGAGGTGGTTTGATTGAGAGTTGAGGTGATTAAAAGAGGATATTTCGAATCATGACTTCACTTGTACTAGCAAAATTTAAGTTAAGGTGAAATCGCAAACCGAGctcttcttttgtttctctAGGAGCATACAATGGTAAAAGGGATTTTTTTGGGGCTTTTGAACAATAttagtgttctttttttttcttttccatatatatgtatatatttgacTAATTGCATTATATTGTTTGTACTTTAGATTTGACTATGGTTTATACCGTCTTGATTAATCATCGAAGTCAGATGCCTGAGAAGAAGCGAGTGTTGCTTCAATTGGGCCTAGGGGTTAGGCTGCTGATGTTGGTAAATGATGTCTTGCTGTACAACCTGTACTATTTTTATTCCAACATACTGTTAGTGATCTAGAGACAACAGAAAAGGAGTTCTGGTAGAAAAATTGACTGCTAAATTTTCACTTCATTCCGATAAAGATCATCTCACATGAAGATCATTTATGTGCTCTCATGTGACGTAAATGGGCCGTCACAGTTCGATTTGATGGTCCGAGCCTTTCATTTGCATGGCTCAATGCGTTTCAGGAAAAAAACATATAGAAGCTTGTCTTCCAAAAGGACCACACGAGAGATTGTACATTTTGACGCATTGCTTTCCTGGATCAACATAAGG
Proteins encoded in this region:
- the LOC131301136 gene encoding uncharacterized protein LOC131301136, giving the protein MGYCIPCFGSSKHRKSLNKTHVQVPTGNQRHETCETRQHTKAARQEVEKKIEPIVDSKNKHEEKSVGIVIIKKVTFDLNVRAHEELPTQEVKNRSVELWNGEENGNKKEATQDESQARSDSSMSSVFTYPPSHRYHNCTSSDDDGESEAMEFLESDSDDNQESDSLFSISIESRNQISALEIDEIEVNSPIPVRSLPECELKSIGSNQNERRKDLGSVLYPVENLTQWRASKSAKPTPLKDQEKENIDILAIIAFSEGPHLKSSNGDFKRRSEHSKSEVNDVAVDTSLSSWLVESETTSISKNSTTNNSVGNSPGRVNSSRRYEDRRILGALTVEELR